The following are from one region of the Sorghum bicolor cultivar BTx623 chromosome 2, Sorghum_bicolor_NCBIv3, whole genome shotgun sequence genome:
- the LOC110432802 gene encoding extensin-like, producing the protein MRPTRRRPATRPHAHRAPPATRPHAAQRALRTAGHTPPRAPARPAHRRVLGPRSPPATCSPTRRRPPCCRRHPARPARRQPPAPPCAPPPHSARLPAAHTLRSSPPTHRRPPLVRHRPNPHSTRLCSPARAQPASCLPTCPLARCSPPARAPSAPVADARAVSARQQPRPVLPLSPPLD; encoded by the coding sequence ATGCGCCCCacgcgccgccggccggccacGCGCCCCCACGCGCACCGCGCGCCGCCGGCCACGCGCCCCCACGCGGCCCAGCGCGCCCTACGCACCGCCGGCCACACGCCCCCACGCGCCCCAGCGCGCCCTGCGCACCGCCGGGTGCTTGGCCCccgctcgccgccggccacCTGCTCCCCCACGCGCCGCCGTCCGCCCTGCTGCCGGCGCCATCCAGCGCGCCCTGCTCGCCGCCAGCCGCCTGCGCCTCCCTGCGCGCCGCCCCCCCACTCCGCGCGCCTCCCTGCTGCCCACACTCTGCGCAGCAGCCCCCCCACGCATCGTCGGCCGCCGCTAGTGCGTCACCGGCCAAATCCACACTCCACGCGCCTCTGCTCGCCCGCCCGCGCGCAGCCGGCTAGCTGCCTGCCCACGTGCCCGCTTGCGCGCTGCTCGCCTCCCGCCCGTGCTCCTTCAGCCCCAGTGGCCGACGCCCGCGCCGTTTCTGCTCGGCAGCAGCCGCGACCAGTCTTGCCTCTCTCGCCGCCCCTGGATTGA
- the LOC8078573 gene encoding ricin B-like lectin R40C1 codes for MFGHHHHHGHGGHGQAPPPPPPHEQTLYKIFCRADEAYCLTVRNDTVVLAPTNPRDESQHWYKDMRHSTKVKDAEGQPAFALVNRATGLAIKHSLGQSHPVKLVPYIPDYLDESVLWTESHDVGKGFRCIRMVNNIHLNFDAFHGDKDHGGVHDGTTVVLWEWAKGPNQSWKLLPWGDEAYNAPRAPPGGPYPPPAAQPEPAYGGYRPPPGGPAAGGYAPPPPGPYPPPAPQQEPGYGGYRPQPPVHEPGYGGYPPAPGNPAPGYGPPAGYGYGNLPRVLASEPTVRVFCKAGDGYSLTVRNGTVCLAPTNPRDEFQHWVKDMRHSTRIKDEEGYPAFALVNKVTGEAIKHSLGQSHPVRLVPYNPEYVDESVLWTESRDVGHGFRCVRMVNNIYLNFDAFHGDKDHGGVHDGTTVVLWEWAKGDNQRWKILPW; via the exons ATGTTcgggcaccaccaccaccatggcCACGGCGGGCACGGCCAGgccccgccgccaccgccgccgcatgAGCAGACGCTGTACAAGATCTTCTGCCGCGCCGACGAGGCGTACTGCCTCACGGTGCGCAACGACACCGTCGTCCTCGCGCCCACCAACCCTCGCGACGAATCCCAG CACTGGTACAAGGACATGAGGCACAGCACCAAGGTGAAGGACGCGGAGGGCCAGCCGGCGTTCGCGCTCGTCAACAGGGCCACCGGCCTCGCCATCAAGCACTCGCTCGGCCAGTCCCATCCT GTGAAGCTGGTGCCCTACATCCCGGACTACCTGGACGAGTCGGTGCTGTGGACGGAGAGCCACGACGTCGGCAAGGGCTTCCGCTGCATCCGCATGGTCAACAACATCCACCTCAACTTCGACGCCTTCCACGGCGACAAGGACCACGGCGGCGTCCACGACGGCACCACCGTCGTGCTCTGGGAGTGGGCCAAGGGACCCAACCAGAGCTGGAAGCTGCTGCCCTGGGGCGACGAGGCCTACAACGCGCCGCGCGCACCACCAGGAGGGCCGTACCCACCGCCTGCAGCCCAGCCGGAGCCAGCCTACGGCGGGTACCGGCCCCCGCCGGGCGGCCCAGCTGCCGGTGGCTACGCGCCGCCACCACCAGGGCCGTACCCACCGCCTGCACCCCAGCAGGAGCCAGGCTATGGCGGGTACCGTCCCCAGCCGCCTGTGCACGAGCCTGGCTACGGCGGCTACCCGCCGGCTCCGGGCAACCCTGCCCCGGGGTACGGGCCCCCCGCCGGGTACGGGTACGGCAACCTGCCTCGCGTGCTCGCGTCTGAGCCCACCGTGCGCGTCTTCTGCAAGGCCGGCGACGGGTACAGCCTCACCGTCAGGAACGGCACCGTGTGCCTGGCACCAACCAACCCCAGGGACGAGTTCCAG CACTGGGTGAAGGACATGAGGCACAGCACTCGCATCAAGGACGAGGAAGGGTACCCGGCGTTCGCGCTGGTGAACAAGGTCACCGGCGAAGCCATCAAGCACTCCCTGGGACAGAGCCACCCG GTTCGTCTGGTGCCCTACAACCCTGAGTACGTGGACGAGTCCGTGCTGTGGACTGAGAGCCGCGACGTCGGCCACGGCTTCCGCTGCGTGCGCATGGTGAACAACATCTACCTCAACTTCGACGCCTTCCATGGCGACAAGGACCATGGCGGCGTCCACGACGGCACCACCGTCGTCCTCTGGGAATGGGCCAAGGGCGACAACCAGCGCTGGAAGATCCTGCCCTGGT AG
- the LOC8078572 gene encoding NAC domain-containing protein 102: protein MDHHQTMMTTTTMSAASQLPPGFRFHPTDDELILHYLRNRAASAPCPVPIIADVDIYKFNPWDLPAKALYGDGEYYFFSPRDRKYPNGIRPNRAAGSGYWKATGTDKPIHDAATGDAVGVKKALVFYKGRPPRGSKTNWIMHEYRLAAANGSTSPLAAAYRPPSKFRNVSMRLDDWVLCRIYKKSSQASPMVPPLADYEHLDHDEPSPGGTSFDDFCTSFYAAPAVGDIGAAAASSTTTTTTTTPVMHPHHHHQPAAAALPRLPKIPSISDLLLDEYTIAQILDAPTDIADHHAPLAVHPSLNQLLAVGGADASDLTIYSTPPPAAAAGGKRKAMMMSPDEYAAGMMITTAAGLHHHSPPPKRLNGGLPATTSPVLGGGLNHHMLPQF from the exons atggatcaccatcagacgatgatgacgacgacgacgatgtcgGCGGCGTCTCAGCTGCCGCCGGGGTTCCGGTTCCACCCGACGGACGACGAGCTCATCCTGCACTACCTCCGCAACCGCGCCGCGTCCGCGCCGTGCCCCGTGCCCATCATCGCCGACGTCGACATCTACAAGTTCAACCCATGGGACCTCCCCG cCAAGGCGCTGTACGGCGACGGCGAGTACTACTTCTTCAGCCCGCGGGACCGCAAGTACCCCAACGGCATCCGCCCCAACCGCGCCGCCGGGTCCGGCTACTGGAAGGCCACCGGCACCGACAAGCCCATCCACGACGCCGCCACCGGCGATGCCGTCGGCGTCAAGAAGGCGCTCGTCTTCTACAAGGGCCGCCCGCCCAGAGGCTCCAAGACCAACTGGATCATGCACGAGTaccgcctcgccgccgccaaCGGCTCCACCAGCCCCCTCGCCGCCGCCTACCGCCCGCCGTCCAAGTTCAGGAACGTCTCCATGAGG CTGGACGACTGGGTGCTGTGCCGGATCTACAAGAAGTCCAGCCAGGCGTCGCCGATGGTGCCGCCGCTCGCCGACTACGAGCACCTGGACCACGACGAGCCTTCTCCCGGCGGCACCTCCTTCGACGACTTCTGCACCAGCTTCTACGCCGCGCCGGCCGTCGGCGACatcggtgctgctgctgctagtagtactacgactactactactactacgccCGTCATgcacccccaccaccaccaccagccggcggcggcggcgctgccgagGCTCCCCAAGATACCCTCCATCTCCGACCTGTTGTTGGACGAGTACACGATCGCGCAGATCTTGGACGCCCCGACCGATATAGCCGACCACCACGCCCCGCTCGCCGTCCACCCCTCCCTCAACCAGCTCCTGGCCGTCGGCGGCGCCGACGCCTCCGACCTCACGATCTACTCGACGCCGCCCCCGGCCGCCGCGGCTGGCGGGAAGCGCAAGGCGATGATGATGAGCCCGGACGAGTACGCCGCCGGGATGATGATCACCACAGCTGCTGGCCTCCACCATCACTCGCCGCCGCCCAAGAGGCTCAACGGCGGCTTGCCGGCCACGACGTCGCCCGTGCTCGGCGGCGGCCTCAACCATCACATGCTTCCTCAGTTCTAG